From one Oncorhynchus clarkii lewisi isolate Uvic-CL-2024 chromosome 6, UVic_Ocla_1.0, whole genome shotgun sequence genomic stretch:
- the LOC139411228 gene encoding zinc finger protein ZFP2-like → MSSLSYSPPVKEEEVCWTEKEALGLNIVVKEEKEEEDVTVKQEVEGEAVTVKEEEKDVFGMKDEEGEITVTLEEDEEEKTGELINTSKYRERRDYRGSSGDHQQHHDADEAEKSLSRSELLKKHQRVHTGEKSICCSDCGKRFSSSVDLKIHQRIHTGEKPYGCDQCGKSFTTSTHLTLHQRTHTGEKSYSCNQCGKRFSKSSHLTIHHRTHTGEKPYGCDQCGKSFYTYSKLTLHQRTHTGEKSYSCNQCGKSFSTSSYLTIHHRTHTGEKSYGCAQCGKSFYTSSKLTSHQRTHTGEKPYSCSQCGKSFSTSSQLTVHQRTHTGEKSQSCDQCGKRYTDKRYLIKHQKIHGVVS, encoded by the exons ATGAGCTCCCTAAGTTACTCCCCtcctgttaaagaagaggaggtctgctggacagagaaagaagctctggggctgaacattgtcgtaaaagaggagaaggaagaggaggatgtcacagtaaaacaagaagtagagggtgaggctgttacagtgaaagaagaagagaaagacgtttttGGAATGAAGGATGAAGAGGGGGAGATCACTGTCACATTAGAGGAGGACGAAGAAGAGAAGACTGGAgaactgattaacaccagtaaataca gagagagacgtgactatcgtggatcctctggggatcatcaacaacatcatgatGCTGATGAGGCAGaaaagagtctctccagatcagaactcctcaagaaacaccagcgagtacacacaggagagaaatctatctgctgctctgactgtgggaaaagaTTCAGCTCTTCAGTCGACCTTAAAATACATCAAagaattcacactggagagaaaccttatggctgtgatcagtgtgggaagagttttactacatctaccCATCTGACTTtgcatcagagaacacacacaggagagaagtcatatagctgtaatcaatgtgggaagagattttctAAATCAAGCCATCTAACTATACAccatagaacacacacaggagagaaaccctatggctgtgatcagtgtgggaagagtttttatACATATAGCAAGCTGActttacaccagagaacacatacaggagagaaatcttatagctgtaatcaatgtgggaagagtttttctACATCTAGCTATCTAACTATACACcataggacacacacaggagagaaatcctatggctgtgctcaatgtgggaagagtttttatACATCTAGCAAGCTGACTTCACaccaaagaacacacacaggagagaaaccatatagctgtagtcaatgtgggaagagtttttctACATCTAGCCAGCTGactgtacaccagagaacacacacaggggagaaatctcaaagctgtgatcaatgtgggaagagatacaCTGATAAAAGATATCTgattaaacatcagaaaatacatggggttgtttcatga